A region of the Nitrospira sp. genome:
CAATGTTGCCGATGCTATGACGAACAAGACCACACCGCATCTTGTCCATATTGAAACGTTCGGCTGTCAGATGAATGAATCTGACAGTGAGCTCGTCCGCTCATTACTCAAACAGGACGGGTTCGCCTTCACCGAAGACCGTGAGCGGGCCGATGTGATGCTGATAAATACCTGTGCCATCCGGGAAAACGCGCACAATAAGGTCTACGGCCACCTCGGAGAATTGCAGGCGGTCAAGAAAGAACGCCCGCTCGTTGTTGGCGTGTTGGGTTGCATGGCGCAAAGCCTCAAAGATGAGTTGACGAAAAAAGTGCCGCTGATCGACGTACTCGCCGGTCCCGACGCTTATCGCCAGCTCCCCATGTTGATTACGAATGCGTTGCAGACGCAGGAACAGGGTTTTGCGAAGAAAGCTTTTGCTCTGGACCTCTCCGAGTATGAAACCTATGAAGGTGTGCTGCCGGATCGCGAAGGCGGGGTCAATGCCTGGATCACCGTCATGCGCGGCTGCGACAATTTCTGCAGTTTTTGCGTCGTCCCGTACACCCGCGGACGTGAGCGTTCACGCAATCCCCAGAGCGTCCTGGCCGAAGCGCAGCAAGCCGCGTCCCTCGGATACAAACAAATTACGCTGCTCGGGCAGAATGTGAACTCCTATCGTTCCGGCGATTGGGACTTTGCCAAACTCATCTCAGCCGTAGCCGACACCGCCGGGATCGAACGGGTCCGCTTTACCTCGCCGCACCCCAAGGACTACCCGCGTTCGCTGCTCGACGCCATCGCTTCACACCCAAAGATCTGCAAGCACATTCATCTGCCGCTCCAATCCGGAAGCGATCGCATTCTCGACCTGATGGGACGCGAGTACACCGCCGCCGAATACTCCGGGCTGGTTAACCAGATCAAGGGAATGATACCGGACATCGTCCTGACCACCGACATCATCTGTGGGTTTAGTACAGAAACCGAGCAAGACTTCGAGAGCACATGTCGTCTCGTCGAGCAAACCCGGTTCCATTCAGCCTTCGTCTTTGCCTACTCCGAACGGAAGAACACCATCGCCGCCAGAAAATTTCAGGACGACATACCGGAAGCGGTGAAGGGCGACCGCGTGAAGCGGCTTGTGGAGCTTCAGCGCGAGATCGGCGGGGCAAGAAATCGTGAATATGTTGGCCAAACTCTCTCAGTGCTCGTCGAACGGGAAGCCACCCGTTCGCCGGACCGCTGGATGGGCAAAACCGACGGAAACATCGCGGTCATCTGGGATAAAGCCCGTGAACCGCTGCAGCCTGGCAGATTAACGCATCGTCGGATCACCGACTCATCGGTGGCCGCGCTGTTCGCCGAGTAACCTCGTGGGAAGCACCCTACTCGTAATCACGGTTGCCGAAATATTCACCATTTTCTTTGTCAGTAAACCCTAGTCAGCTCAGGAACATTCTTGCACGCCTACTCCAGACACTGAACATTTTCTGACACGCTTCCGTCAAGAAACACCCATTTAATCCAGAAGCTTCCTTTAGCGTTCGCCTCTCTTCCCCTTCATTTTAATATCCAAAGACTCCGCCCATCCACCCACAACATCTCTCTATAATCATCTACGTAACCAGCTGATTTATCTAACTGGTTGACTCATTACATCATCTCTCTATCTGGTTATTTAATACGAAGAGAAGACTCCCATCGCCCCAAGAGACATCCTTTTCTTACTCAATCCTTTGATACTTTTCTCCTTACTTCTCAATGGCATGTCACTTGCTTACCAAAAGGAACGAAAGCGACCAAAAAGAGTCAACCAAAACATTCATCATTAAACCAAGCGGACTGGCGCATGACACTCGAGACAATTATTTCACTGGGCGTTTTTGGATGGATGGCTGTTGGCATGGTCCTCATGGGCCTCGGCATCTGGTAATCCCCCAAACGCCAGTTACGCATCTAGACAGTACCCTTACACAGGCCGATATTTTTCTATCCACAGGAGAAGGAGCAGCCATGCATTCAATTCGCAACAATCAGACTCGATACAGGACAACAGGATGGCTTCTGGCAGCCGTGCTCTTTAGCGGCTGTTCCATGGTCTCAGGATCCCAGTCCATGCATCAGAGCGCCAAAGGCTCCGTCTACCTCGAGGAAGTGACTGAATGGTCTTTCGAGGCCAATCACCCGACGATCATTGATCAGAATACGATGCTGAAAATTGTGAAAGGTGTCATGACCGAGGAGGCCGCCTCGGCCTCCAGCAGAATGCCCGCGAGTGGCAGTAAGCCGATGAGAGTATTCAGCGATGGAGATGCCGAGTTTCTCGCTCCCCTGCTAGCCCAAGGATTGTCGCGAGCGAAACCGGAGCAGATTGTCGGTTTCCGTGTATCTTCATCGGCAGGGTCAGGCGCTGCACCCACCGCGGGCACCCTTTACGTGCAACATGGAGCGGCTTATTTCACCATCTCCTCCCCCAAGGGAATGAAAGCCGCCGGGTTCATGCCGAAATCGGCTGCCCACATCGAGTCGGCCCCCTCGTTTGCGGCCAACGGTGCCGCCGGGGCCATGTCGATGGTGATCGACTATACCGCGCTGGCCAGAGCGTCTATGCCCGCTGCCATGCCCGTAGCGGCGATGGCAACTCCGGCACCCGTCGCACAGCCTGCATTGTCGGCTCCTGTGAAAGTCGCCGCCAGACAAGAGTCTTCAGCACCGGTCCAAGCTGTCGCGATCAGCGGCATGTCCGCATCCGCGGACAAACCAACGAGCGACCTGACGACTGAAGACATCCTCAATAAGAAGCTGGACGAACTGCGCCAAGCGAGAGAAGCCAACGCCCTCAAGGAATCGGAAATCAAAATCCTTCGCAAGGAAACAGAGTGGATGAAGAAGGAGCTGAAGGAACGCACCGCCGAACGCGATGCGATGAAAGCCAAGAATGTCTCATCGAAGCCGGCACCCAAGAAGAAGCCCGCCGAACTTCAGCCGACTCGATAGGGCGAAACCATAGCTACAAAAGCTCCAGCAACTCCGGCTGGAGCAAGACAACGTCACTGGACAGGGGCTGCCGGAAATTCATTCGGCAAAAACAGGCATACGTAACATACGTATCTTGTAGGCAATACCGAGCCAGCTCCTGTCCCTGGCCCTTCTCCCACATCTCTGCCACCTGCGATCCGCTCCCCGACTTGGTTTCCACATTGAGCGCGCGTGCCAGCACATCCAGCTTGACCCACCCCCGCGTATCCCAATTGCTCCAGATCGCCATCGTGTCATAAACCGGTTCGGCTCGAAACTTCGCCAGATTGATGTCGTAACTCGGTTTGACCTGGTGGATAATCGATCGTTTTCTAATAAACGGGAGATCGAATCCCAGGCCGTTATGCGTAATGAACAAGGTGGGCCGGTCTTGCGCAATCCTGGCCCAGAACTGACGGAGTAGTTCCTTCTCATTGCTCCCATACCAGGCCACCGCGCTACGGGCTTCCATCTGATCGGAGAATTCGAGCAGGCCGATGCAGACAATCTTGCTGAACGTCCCATCGAACGCCGATTTGGCGTACTGCTCATCTTCAGCATGGCGCGCTTCCTCAGCGGCACCGGCTTCAAAGAGGTCCAGTCCTCCGGGCCTGGCCAAAGCGTCCTCCGGCGGGTGCTCTTTTCCGACAAGGTGTGCCCATTCCGCACGCGGCGCTTGAACCGTCTCAATATCCAATACGACTTTCATTGCGACTCCATGACCCTATCACGCTGCAGAGACTCGAGAATCACTCCGTCAGCAGGTGGAAAAGTGAACTGATTGAATTCTTCCGGCAACACCCACCGCAGCTCTGCGCAATCCAACGCCTCAGCTTCGCCGCTTTCAATGGCGCAACGAAAGAAATGTAGCTCCACGATCTTCTCCGGATACTCATGCCGCACTATTCGATACGGCAGAGGAATGCCGACCAGCACGTTTAACTCTTCGCGCAGTTCTCGCCGTAGGCATTCCTCCAGCGATTCTCCATCCTCACGCTTTCCCCCGGGGAATTCCCAATAGCCGGCGAGATGCACTCCGGCCTTTCGCCGGGCAATCAGGTACCGCCCGTCGCGCTGAATCAAACCGGCGGCAACTTCGATGATTGTCATACTCCCCTATTTCCTGGTCGACGAACCATCGAACGGATACGTCTTGCAGATCGACTTCATCGGGCAAAGCAGACAATAGGGATCGCGCGCGGTGCAGACCATCGCGCCAAAATCCATGATCGCTTGATTGAAGTCATAACCCTTGCCGCGCGGGATCAAGGCCTCGGACAACTCCCACAGCTGCGCCTTTTGCGTTTTGGGATCGCCCTCGGCAATGAATACGCGATGCAGCACGCGAATCACGTTCGTATCGAGAATGGGGGCATCTTCGTTGAAGGCAAAGGAACGAATCGCCCCGGCCGTATACCGCCCGATCCCTTTAAAGGACAGCAATTCCTCCGCATCATTGGGCAACTGCCCGCCGTATCGCTCCACCGTTTCACACGCGATGCTGTGGAGCCGCTCCGGGCGGATGTTATAGCCGAGCGGATACCAGGTCTTCTTCACATCGGCAACGGGCGCCTCCGCCAAATGCTCAAAACTCGGATAGCGATCCAGAAACTCATGGTATTTGGGAATTACCCGGTCGACCTGCGTCTGCTGCAGCATCACTTCCGACACGAGGATATGGTACGGATCGGATGTCTTGCGCCAGGGCAGATCGCGCCCGTGTTCGCCGTACCACTTAAGCAAACGCTGCTGGAACCGGCGCTTCAGGGATGGCGTGAGCGCGGGATTCTTAGGATTGGACCTGGTCTTCCGCCGCGGCGGGTTGGATGAGGGAGATCGCATGCGCTTCTCGTGTGAATGATGGCGCATTCTAGGGGGGCCGCTCCCTCAAAATCAAACCACCATCCGCGCCTGCACACAGCGGAAAGGATCCCTGTTCGTCAACCGTGAAAGCGCTCGTGCGTTGAGTGAAACATGCAGGGCTATTCAAACCTGATCTCACATGGTAGCGTGTACACAGATGCACGTCACACGAGGAGGAACACTATGGCCCGTCAGGCAACCGTGATGGCGCCCTCCCACACTCAGCACTTTGCGCAATCCATCCTCATCGTCGGAGCCGCAGCGGCAGCCATACTCTTGGCAACCGGGTTGGCGCATGCTCAGAATCAACCAGTACCCTGGGAATGTTCGACGTACGAAGGTGAGGCGCAGACCCGCTGTCTCAATACCTTTATCGAATTGCAGCGGGAAGAGATCGGAAAACTGAAAGGG
Encoded here:
- the miaB gene encoding tRNA (N6-isopentenyl adenosine(37)-C2)-methylthiotransferase MiaB; translation: MTNKTTPHLVHIETFGCQMNESDSELVRSLLKQDGFAFTEDRERADVMLINTCAIRENAHNKVYGHLGELQAVKKERPLVVGVLGCMAQSLKDELTKKVPLIDVLAGPDAYRQLPMLITNALQTQEQGFAKKAFALDLSEYETYEGVLPDREGGVNAWITVMRGCDNFCSFCVVPYTRGRERSRNPQSVLAEAQQAASLGYKQITLLGQNVNSYRSGDWDFAKLISAVADTAGIERVRFTSPHPKDYPRSLLDAIASHPKICKHIHLPLQSGSDRILDLMGREYTAAEYSGLVNQIKGMIPDIVLTTDIICGFSTETEQDFESTCRLVEQTRFHSAFVFAYSERKNTIAARKFQDDIPEAVKGDRVKRLVELQREIGGARNREYVGQTLSVLVEREATRSPDRWMGKTDGNIAVIWDKAREPLQPGRLTHRRITDSSVAALFAE
- a CDS encoding ribonuclease H-like domain-containing protein; the encoded protein is MKVVLDIETVQAPRAEWAHLVGKEHPPEDALARPGGLDLFEAGAAEEARHAEDEQYAKSAFDGTFSKIVCIGLLEFSDQMEARSAVAWYGSNEKELLRQFWARIAQDRPTLFITHNGLGFDLPFIRKRSIIHQVKPSYDINLAKFRAEPVYDTMAIWSNWDTRGWVKLDVLARALNVETKSGSGSQVAEMWEKGQGQELARYCLQDTYVTYACFCRMNFRQPLSSDVVLLQPELLELL
- a CDS encoding (deoxy)nucleoside triphosphate pyrophosphohydrolase, translating into MTIIEVAAGLIQRDGRYLIARRKAGVHLAGYWEFPGGKREDGESLEECLRRELREELNVLVGIPLPYRIVRHEYPEKIVELHFFRCAIESGEAEALDCAELRWVLPEEFNQFTFPPADGVILESLQRDRVMESQ
- a CDS encoding A/G-specific adenine glycosylase; protein product: MRSPSSNPPRRKTRSNPKNPALTPSLKRRFQQRLLKWYGEHGRDLPWRKTSDPYHILVSEVMLQQTQVDRVIPKYHEFLDRYPSFEHLAEAPVADVKKTWYPLGYNIRPERLHSIACETVERYGGQLPNDAEELLSFKGIGRYTAGAIRSFAFNEDAPILDTNVIRVLHRVFIAEGDPKTQKAQLWELSEALIPRGKGYDFNQAIMDFGAMVCTARDPYCLLCPMKSICKTYPFDGSSTRK